A single genomic interval of Bacillus sp. es.036 harbors:
- a CDS encoding DMT family transporter yields the protein MKNGVILAIVSSVIFSLMNALVKSISDTVPTSEIVFFRSFIGTVLIYFFMKSSNVPFSRKGIPFLMLRGIFGALYLLAYFYTISKIPLADASILAHLSPFFAVFFSYLFLKERVSKQVMYILPLVLVGVVLLAKPGAYSSYSLFALVGVASALFAGAAAVSIRFLSKAHHSFEIVFYFLATGTLITIPLMWNNFVLPSPTELSILVGIGVVSLLGQVFLTKAFTHESVVVVEIARYIGIVFNILWGFLFWAEVPDLLTVTGGILIVTSCILLSRKKHPVQKSKISFVPVWKK from the coding sequence ATGAAAAATGGCGTAATCCTTGCTATTGTGTCTTCCGTGATTTTCAGTTTAATGAACGCGCTTGTGAAGAGTATTAGTGACACGGTGCCGACGTCAGAGATTGTGTTTTTTAGAAGTTTCATAGGAACGGTGCTCATTTATTTCTTCATGAAAAGCAGTAATGTGCCCTTTTCGAGAAAAGGTATTCCATTTCTGATGTTACGCGGTATTTTTGGAGCGCTATATTTACTAGCATACTTTTATACCATTTCAAAAATTCCGCTTGCGGATGCGAGCATTCTTGCCCATTTGTCTCCATTTTTTGCTGTGTTCTTTTCCTATCTCTTTTTAAAAGAACGCGTTTCTAAGCAAGTTATGTATATCTTGCCACTTGTCTTAGTGGGAGTTGTGCTATTGGCAAAGCCCGGAGCTTACTCTTCTTACTCACTTTTTGCTCTCGTTGGTGTGGCAAGCGCTCTCTTTGCAGGAGCTGCTGCTGTGAGCATTCGCTTTCTAAGTAAAGCGCATCATTCATTTGAAATCGTATTTTATTTTTTGGCCACTGGTACCCTTATTACGATTCCATTAATGTGGAACAACTTTGTGCTTCCTTCGCCTACAGAATTGTCTATCCTAGTCGGAATTGGGGTTGTATCACTGCTCGGCCAGGTTTTCTTAACGAAGGCTTTTACACATGAAAGTGTGGTCGTCGTTGAAATCGCTCGTTACATAGGGATTGTGTTTAACATACTGTGGGGCTTTCTTTTCTGGGCAGAGGTGCCTGATCTACTCACAGTAACTGGTGGTATTCTCATAGTTACGTCGTGCATCTTGCTCTCTCGAAAAAAACACCCGGTTCAAAAGTCGAAAATATCTTTCGTACCGGTATGGAAAAAGTAG
- a CDS encoding nicotianamine synthase family protein, with product MKEKYELLCSLKVIEVEIAELARYAKEFDGCYDLLRSKLDDLCAFIISKENSKKWSDWSELKEVQVLARKLRETSVNALCDVEKYQSNRAGQVGLPVGEYLSSLTQSVRDEYSSFGIHRESNILFVGSGAFPTTALTIAKETGASVTCLDIDQEAIDLSREVVRKTGLEEQITFLHGDIHAQHEFQDITHVFIASLVQDKHDVIRVLKEKVREGTKVIVRFGNGLKSLFNYPIDDAISDNWVQRNISFESRDKIYETLVLEKRSKVMT from the coding sequence TTGAAGGAAAAATATGAACTTCTTTGTTCCTTAAAAGTAATCGAAGTCGAAATTGCAGAACTCGCTCGATACGCAAAGGAATTCGACGGATGCTATGATCTGTTGAGAAGCAAATTGGATGACCTATGTGCATTCATCATCAGCAAAGAGAACAGTAAGAAATGGAGCGATTGGAGTGAATTAAAAGAAGTTCAGGTACTCGCTCGGAAACTTCGTGAAACTTCCGTTAATGCGTTATGTGATGTGGAGAAATACCAGTCAAACCGTGCTGGACAGGTAGGACTTCCGGTTGGAGAATACTTGTCTTCCTTAACGCAGTCCGTCAGAGATGAATATTCGAGCTTCGGAATACATAGGGAATCAAACATCTTGTTTGTTGGCTCTGGCGCATTTCCAACAACAGCCTTAACCATTGCAAAGGAAACAGGTGCATCGGTCACTTGTTTGGATATTGATCAAGAAGCCATTGATTTATCCAGGGAAGTGGTGCGTAAGACTGGACTTGAGGAACAAATTACGTTTTTGCATGGAGACATTCATGCGCAACACGAGTTTCAGGATATCACTCATGTTTTTATAGCTTCTCTTGTACAAGATAAACACGATGTCATCCGTGTCCTTAAGGAGAAAGTGAGGGAAGGGACTAAGGTTATCGTTCGATTTGGAAATGGACTAAAATCGCTATTTAATTATCCAATCGATGATGCGATTAGTGATAACTGGGTACAGCGCAATATTTCCTTTGAGAGTCGTGACAAGATTTACGAAACACTTGTGCTCGAGAAAAGGAGTAAGGTGATGACATGA
- a CDS encoding serine hydrolase — protein MKLLLLIIVGVLILIIVTPILMLYVVKNKNASKTKEDLLTYIEYHPDACSLTLLENESALLTFNEEQEMPLASTVKFIYLLTLIDGVREKKVNLNEKVKVDDLDVLYFKNTDGGAHPRWKKEHDIGEEVTLFQIAQGMMQFSSNACTDFLFHKLGSDKINQTLTKYQLNPHSPIYAISSFMLIPAYLKVEHGWKEKQIAQEIKEMDQIEFESLANTLLHDVLDGSAEKYLKELATLSDMTIQRVLMDKLPSSTTEQYANLMMRIGESDDLSDDDKELMDRILGGANEIGKRRWFKGGSTAYTLTSALYNKDDNESISLSVFVQDEKRYELLWIRNVFHDFLKAIVEDNEFREKTIDRLGGTKLVEERVN, from the coding sequence ATGAAACTACTATTACTTATTATTGTTGGGGTTCTGATTCTCATAATTGTCACCCCCATCCTCATGCTGTACGTAGTAAAAAATAAAAACGCATCCAAAACTAAGGAAGACCTCCTTACCTATATTGAGTATCATCCAGACGCATGCTCATTGACCTTATTAGAAAATGAAAGCGCGCTCCTTACTTTCAATGAAGAACAAGAAATGCCCCTCGCAAGTACAGTTAAGTTCATTTACCTTCTAACCTTAATTGACGGGGTGAGGGAGAAAAAGGTGAATCTTAATGAGAAGGTTAAGGTAGACGACCTTGACGTCCTTTACTTTAAAAATACAGATGGTGGCGCGCATCCAAGGTGGAAGAAGGAACATGATATAGGAGAAGAAGTTACCCTTTTTCAAATTGCACAGGGAATGATGCAGTTCAGTTCAAATGCATGCACAGACTTTCTCTTTCACAAACTAGGTTCTGATAAAATCAATCAAACTCTCACCAAATACCAGCTGAACCCTCATTCTCCCATTTACGCGATTAGTTCTTTCATGCTGATTCCTGCCTATTTAAAGGTTGAGCATGGTTGGAAAGAGAAACAAATTGCACAGGAAATAAAAGAAATGGATCAGATTGAATTCGAGAGCCTGGCGAATACGCTGTTACATGACGTATTAGACGGAAGTGCCGAAAAATATCTTAAGGAATTAGCGACCCTCAGCGACATGACGATTCAGCGCGTATTGATGGATAAATTGCCTTCTTCGACAACTGAACAATACGCGAACCTCATGATGCGGATTGGTGAATCGGATGATTTATCGGACGATGACAAGGAGTTAATGGATCGTATCCTAGGTGGAGCAAATGAGATCGGAAAGCGCAGGTGGTTCAAGGGGGGATCAACGGCGTATACGCTCACTTCAGCTTTGTACAATAAAGACGATAATGAATCGATCTCTCTTTCTGTATTTGTTCAGGATGAAAAGCGGTATGAATTGCTATGGATTCGGAATGTTTTTCATGACTTTTTAAAGGCGATCGTGGAAGACAATGAATTTAGAGAGAAAACGATTGATCGATTAGGGGGCACGAAATTAGTGGAGGAAAGGGTTAATTAA
- a CDS encoding opine metallophore biosynthesis dehydrogenase — protein sequence MSLQHTLIVGVGPAAIQTAVAVSKSWEGKVSIVNRKGSYSKKVKSQLEASDHVITAIAPNRPTLSGKVKITHFYDELASVENKFDSMILCVPSYSYDVVLEALRIEKLTRIQTIILVSPVVGSNELVREVVRKSPHNVEVISLSNYFAATKFVPDGDLVSFTKAVKKRIYLATNKEDSLHLKDMERLLEEAGIESVIKKNPIDVECRNITTYVHPPFFINSFSLNEIFSEKKSLKSLYKLYPEGPITQQTIRGMVKLWKEISALVVELGGSPINLLQFLNDDNYPVHEETLSRADLDGFDEFEAVKQEYLLYIRYASILIDPFSQPDQNGAYFDFSKVPYQQISKTASGEWSVPRIPFEDYMNLKHLQRLGVERGIDLPEIVRLIQLFERKVDEWQCLKDEPIRGMNRSEERMIL from the coding sequence ATGAGTTTACAACATACGTTAATTGTCGGGGTTGGTCCTGCAGCGATTCAAACAGCTGTTGCTGTTTCGAAGAGCTGGGAGGGAAAGGTGTCGATTGTAAATCGTAAAGGTTCTTATTCAAAGAAAGTGAAAAGCCAGCTTGAGGCATCTGATCATGTGATTACGGCTATTGCCCCTAATCGCCCTACTCTATCTGGAAAGGTGAAGATTACCCATTTTTACGATGAGTTAGCAAGCGTTGAGAACAAATTTGATTCGATGATCTTATGCGTTCCAAGCTACAGCTATGATGTGGTTCTCGAGGCGTTACGTATTGAAAAATTGACTCGGATTCAAACGATCATTTTAGTATCACCTGTCGTTGGATCGAACGAGTTGGTTCGTGAAGTCGTTCGGAAATCACCTCATAATGTGGAAGTAATCAGTCTCTCGAATTATTTTGCTGCGACTAAATTCGTTCCTGACGGTGATCTCGTTTCGTTTACGAAGGCAGTGAAAAAGCGAATTTATCTTGCTACAAACAAAGAAGATAGTCTGCACCTTAAAGATATGGAGAGGTTATTAGAGGAAGCTGGTATTGAATCAGTCATAAAGAAAAATCCAATCGACGTGGAGTGTAGGAACATTACGACGTACGTTCATCCTCCGTTTTTTATTAATTCTTTCTCCTTAAACGAAATCTTTTCTGAGAAAAAGTCCTTAAAATCTCTTTACAAACTTTATCCCGAAGGTCCCATTACGCAACAAACAATCAGGGGGATGGTGAAGCTGTGGAAGGAGATTTCTGCGCTCGTTGTGGAACTAGGGGGAAGTCCGATTAATTTACTTCAATTCCTTAATGACGACAACTATCCGGTACATGAAGAAACGCTGTCAAGGGCTGATTTAGATGGGTTTGACGAATTTGAAGCAGTTAAGCAGGAGTACCTCCTTTATATTCGCTATGCGTCTATTTTAATTGATCCATTTTCACAACCTGATCAAAACGGAGCCTATTTTGATTTTTCAAAGGTACCTTATCAGCAAATTTCGAAAACAGCAAGTGGAGAATGGAGCGTACCGAGAATACCGTTTGAAGACTATATGAATTTAAAGCATTTGCAGCGGTTGGGAGTCGAGAGGGGGATCGACTTACCAGAAATAGTTCGGTTGATTCAATTGTTCGAACGAAAAGTAGATGAGTGGCAATGCTTGAAAGATGAACCCATAAGAGGAATGAACAGGAGCGAGGAAAGGATGATTTTATGA